In the genome of Magnolia sinica isolate HGM2019 chromosome 2, MsV1, whole genome shotgun sequence, one region contains:
- the LOC131227763 gene encoding uncharacterized protein LOC131227763 encodes MDKSWMQKSRVSLEYVKGMKEFIEFAFNNAASEGKILCPCVKCANLFWRAHKEVVDHLVCEGIMPNYTRWVFHGEASSSSTSGPATSTHDDMPPRDDMHGLLHDVFGISGVDDMPTELPSQEPIQEEPNPEAERFFKLLQDAEQALYHFSSVGQV; translated from the exons atggataagagttggatgcaaaAGTCAAG GGTGAGCTTGGAATATGTTAAGGGCATGAAGGAATTCattgagtttgcattcaacaatgctGCTAGCGAGGGGAAGATCTTATGTCCATGTGTAAAGTGCGCCAACCTCTTTTGGCGTGCTCATAAAGAAGTGGTAGATCATCTTGTGTGTGAGGGAATTATGCCGAATTACACCCGTTGGGTGTTCCATGGGGAGGCGTCTTCTTCATCGACTTCCGGCCCTGCAACTAGTACACATGATGATATGCCTCCACGTGATGACATGCATGGATTGTTGCATGATGTGTTTGGAATATCAGGTGTGGATGACATGCCAACTGAGTTGCCATCACAGGAGCCAATACAAGAGGAACCGAATCCTGAAGCTGAAAGATTCTTCAAGTTGTTGCAAGATGCCGAACAAGCCTTGTACCATTTTAGTTCTGTTGGTCAGGTATAG